The proteins below are encoded in one region of Pseudoduganella armeniaca:
- a CDS encoding GspE/PulE family protein encodes MNDPVIHPAPALDHTLLARARVQQAHSKRTLVEELESLTGMEPRDVVRALALPFGLAVLETVEMLAFTPAFELLPLGQAMAKKCVLLRGHDGLVVGVISDPFDLDLQTWLGTQARATPHAPLQMRLALQADIAAYLSKQEESARATDSLLPGGDNSRRDGKTAAVLSFASVSEAASPAVRLVNSTLYDALKAGASDIHLESTAGGLAVKYRVDGVLDHATAVNGIEVAEQIISRLKVLAELDIAERRVPQDGSFRVESGGREIDLRVSIMPSIHGEDAVIRILDKRAMIESYGSLSLESLGFDAPSLVSLRTLAQEAYGMLLVTGPTGSGKTTTLYAALTEIHNGREKIITIEDPVEYQLPGILQIPVNEKKGLTFAKGLRSILRHDPDKIMVGEIRDRETAEIAVQSALTGHLVLTTVHANNVFDVFGRFTHMGIDPYAFVSALNGIWAQRLVRINCPHCAAEYTPDDAELASVGLSRADVFDYQFKEGKGCGDCRGTGYKGRRSIAEILTLNDEIRELIVEKRPIRQVKQAAYANGTRSLRQAALELVKRGGTTLTEIKRVTLHA; translated from the coding sequence GTGAACGATCCGGTCATCCATCCCGCGCCGGCCCTCGACCATACGCTGTTGGCGCGCGCGCGGGTCCAGCAGGCGCACTCGAAGCGCACGCTGGTGGAAGAACTCGAAAGCCTGACGGGCATGGAGCCGCGCGACGTCGTGCGCGCGCTGGCCCTGCCGTTCGGCCTGGCCGTGCTGGAGACGGTGGAAATGCTGGCGTTCACGCCGGCGTTCGAACTGCTGCCGCTGGGTCAGGCGATGGCGAAGAAATGCGTGCTGCTGCGTGGCCATGACGGGCTGGTGGTCGGCGTCATCTCCGACCCGTTCGACCTCGACCTGCAGACCTGGCTGGGCACGCAGGCGCGCGCCACCCCGCATGCGCCGCTGCAGATGCGGCTGGCGCTGCAGGCCGATATCGCCGCCTACCTGTCCAAGCAGGAGGAGTCGGCGCGCGCGACCGATTCGCTGCTGCCCGGCGGCGACAATTCCCGCCGCGACGGCAAGACCGCCGCCGTGCTGTCGTTCGCCTCGGTGTCGGAAGCGGCCAGCCCGGCCGTCCGGCTGGTCAACTCGACGCTGTACGACGCCCTGAAAGCGGGCGCCTCGGACATCCACCTGGAAAGCACGGCCGGCGGCCTGGCGGTGAAGTACCGCGTCGACGGCGTGCTCGATCACGCCACGGCCGTCAACGGTATCGAGGTGGCAGAACAGATCATCTCGCGCCTGAAGGTGCTGGCCGAGCTGGACATCGCCGAGCGGCGCGTGCCGCAGGACGGCAGCTTCCGTGTCGAGTCGGGCGGGCGCGAGATCGACCTGCGCGTCTCGATCATGCCGTCGATCCACGGCGAGGACGCCGTCATCCGTATCCTGGACAAGCGCGCGATGATCGAATCGTATGGCTCGCTGTCGCTGGAGTCGCTGGGCTTCGATGCGCCGTCGCTGGTATCGCTGCGCACCCTGGCCCAGGAAGCCTACGGCATGCTGCTGGTGACGGGGCCGACGGGTTCGGGCAAGACCACGACCCTGTACGCGGCGCTGACGGAGATCCACAACGGCCGCGAGAAGATCATCACGATCGAGGACCCGGTCGAATACCAGCTGCCGGGCATCCTGCAGATCCCCGTCAACGAGAAGAAGGGGCTGACGTTCGCCAAGGGCCTGCGCTCGATCCTGCGGCACGATCCGGACAAGATCATGGTGGGCGAGATCCGCGACCGCGAAACGGCGGAAATCGCCGTGCAGTCGGCGCTGACGGGCCACCTGGTGTTGACGACCGTCCACGCCAACAACGTGTTCGACGTGTTCGGCCGCTTCACGCACATGGGCATCGACCCCTATGCCTTCGTGTCCGCGCTGAACGGCATCTGGGCCCAGCGCCTGGTGCGCATCAACTGTCCGCACTGCGCGGCCGAGTACACGCCCGACGACGCCGAACTGGCCAGCGTGGGCCTGTCGCGCGCCGACGTGTTCGATTACCAGTTCAAGGAAGGCAAGGGCTGCGGCGACTGCCGCGGCACCGGCTACAAGGGCCGCCGCTCGATCGCGGAAATCCTCACCTTGAACGACGAGATCCGCGAACTGATCGTGGAGAAGCGGCCGATCCGCCAGGTCAAGCAGGCCGCGTACGCGAACGGCACGCGCAGCCTGCGCCAGGCGGCGCTGGAACTGGTCAAGCGCGGCGGTACCACGCTGACCGAAATCAAGCGGGTGACCTTGCATGCGTAG